The following nucleotide sequence is from Coffea eugenioides isolate CCC68of chromosome 10, Ceug_1.0, whole genome shotgun sequence.
CCTAATAGCTTTTCAGTACATCAAATTACAATCTCATGGTGAAGCTGTGCTTTTGTTCCTATGCACAGTCTCCATTTCCTATCCCTTCAGGTAAAATTGGTCTGAGGGGCGTTCATTGCTAAGCTTCTTGAAACTAAGCCTGCAGAAATATTAACCATTTCTTGGAGTTGGCCGCCACCCATTCTTCTTTGGAAGTTAAAAACGAATGGAGCATTTAAAGGTAATAATCTGTGATATCGTTCTGGCGGAGGTGCAATAAGAGACTCAACAGGTGGCATATtactagtaaaaaaaaaaaaaaagcattgcTCATAGGAGCAATGGGATTTTAATTGATATTGATTACTGTGATTAAGTTTCATGAACAGCTAAATACAGAAGAAAGTTTTTCAATCTTGTGAAAGACTTCGCATTTGGAATGCCCTCCAAAACTATCATTAAAATTTGTAGTACAATTTCGATTTTACGGCCATGTCATGACTGCAGCAGAAACACGTTAGTCATCATTTTGCCCCACATAGCTGTAAAATCTTGATATATAGACAAAAATGATTAAACCCACAGCACCTATTCCAGCAAGTAGCCAATAGAAGTAATCAATATGTGCATGATTTAAGTTGTCTGAGAACCAACTCACTCTACCCGATTGACTTGTAGCTTTGTCAATCATTGAGACCAGAAAACTACTCAAGAAGTTCCCTATTCCCAAGGCGCCAAAGTGAAATGATAGGCCTACACTTCTTAATTCAATAGGAACCTGATCATAGAAAAACTCCTGCATCCCTACCTGAATGAACACATCTGCAAATCCGAAGAGTATGTATTGAGGAACCAACCACCAGAAGCTCATAGGAAGTGTTGCATTGGGAATGTCTACTAAACCATAATCTTCAGCAGTTTTGAGTCTTTTCATTTCGACTAGAGCTGCAACAACCAATGTAATAACTGATATGCCCATCCCAGCTCCTATTCTTTGCAGCATTGTTATACCAGTGGGGTATTTTGTAATCGCTCTGGCAACTGGGACGAAAATTTTGTCATATATTGGAATGCAGAACATTACGGTGAGGGGGATGAAAGTCTTAAGTGTGGCAGCTGGAATATTAAAATTTGTCCCTATTGATCTGTCCAAGGTTGTTGCTTGCTTGAGAAATATTGTCGAGGCTTGAGCATATGCAATTGTATATGTTAAACAAGTGATCCATACAGGTAGCAGCGTTATAACATTCTTTCGCTCTTTCCTTTTGCTAGAGTGTCCAATGTTATCAGTTGAAAAATCATCTGCTGCAGGCAATATATCCTTCAGAAGCCTGTTCAACAAGCATCAGCAAATTTGACCAGCAATGGTAGGAATTACCAACCGAagttttgtgtgtgtgtgtcagTAAGGCACTATAACAGACTCTAACTAAAGTCTGTAAAAGTATCCTTAAAATCATTATTATGTATGAAAAATTCATAGCAATGAATTTGCATTTTAGAACTTTACCTACTTCTCCATGTAATCATTTACTGAATGACATAATcgaatatatattaataaagaaaaagaagagaagactATTGAAGAGGTCTTGTAAACAATGCAGAACTGTTTTCTGCtcacaaaaaaggaaaataaaggacCTATTTCATTTTGCTTTTTTAAAGGGTAAAACAGTGAGCTACCTTCTCTGGATACCAGACAAGTTAATTAGGAAGATTTATTTAAGAACTCATAGTTTATTGTATGGTCAGAAAATCCActgattttgatggatttttctcTGGTCTGGTAATGTTTCCTTACCTGTAGCCTTGAGATCTTTGTGGAGTTTTCAACAACAAATATTCTTTGCACTGTCCTTGACTGCTTGATGCTAGTGGTCCATTGTGCAAGGCATCATCCACTTCTTCTCTGCCCCAATTTATCCTCCCATGATAGCTCTCTTCATCACCTCTTTTAACAGCAAAAAAGTAAGTTCTATTTCCAAGTAGAAACAGAATCAGCCCGAGAACCATAGCAAGACATGGAATCCCAAAACCAATTGCCCAATTTATGTTATCCTGAATATAGTGCAAGATCAAATGTGCTGCTATAGAACCAATACATATGCCACAAATCCACCAATTGAAAAACGAGCTCTTGGCTTTGCCCTTTTCCTGATCTTTTTCAATGAATTGATCAGCTCCAAAAGCTTGAACACATGGTTTATATCCTTGAGCCAATGCAATCAAGTAAAGTGATACAAAAAACAAAACTTGGTTTCCAGTATCCGGGTCTGATTTCTTGTTCATGCCCTGATAGGTTGAGCTGCTGGCAGATGTTGGAATAATTATTGCAGACAGGCTCAAAAGACCGAGTCCCTGCAAAATTTTCAGCCTTATCGCCAAAGAGAGTAATAGGTGGACTTCTTGTCAATATGAATTAAACAAGAATACTAGTATCGTCGCACTCACAACCACTCATAATCtcattttttctaatcaaattGTAATTTAAATGGCAACTGAATGATAGTGCCATTAACAAACATAAGAATGCCAATAACAAttcctaaaaagaaaaaaattgtaaactaaCCAAGATGTAGAGAAGGGAAGTAAAGATGATTGATCTATGGCGGCCGAGGAAAGAATCAGCCAAATATGCTCCTAAAACTGGCACAAGCGAAACAACACCAATCCATGTATTGACATTTGCAGCCGCTGTTGCCACGGATTCTCCAATTGGTCCGGTGAGATAGCTAATGAGGTTGGATTCTACTCCATAATATGCAAATCTCTCCAGGGATCCTCCAGCTGTAGATTGATTCAGTCAACTCAATCAATCCAGTTCCAAAAAACTTCTACTGGTGATCAGCTTCAGTTCTGAATACGCTTTATTTTGCTTCTTAATCATCACTAGTTCTTAGAATATTGgactaaagaaaaaaaaagaatgcttAAAAAACTTTAGCCTTCAATGATAAAATACTAACCTAGCATGAAAGATGCTGATCTCCATCCACCTGGGCTGCCCTTGTAGTCAACATAACCATGGACTGCTTCATTTTCAGTCTCCAGAAGTGGAGTTTGGGGCTCCAGAACACTGCTTCCGCTCATGACAGAtgaaatcaagaagaaaatgagacGGTGATGCGATCTCTGTCGTTTATTATTCAGTCAAGTTAGTGGACAAGGAATCGTTATAATGGAACTGGAGCCTCAATAATTACAATTGTACCTCACTGTTAATGCATGCTAAAAAGTTCAACCTTCTTTAAACTTATTTTAATCGGTATTCTTGGATAATATATTCCATCCATGTCCCAGTAGGCTTATTTTATTAATGCAGATTTTCATACTTTGTTAGGCCTGAATTGTGGATTCAGAAATCAGAACGGTTGGTTTCTTCTATCACTCTGTCCTGATTTTCAACGGCTTACATCAATTGTTGTAAACAAGTAGAAATTATTGATAATTTTTCCGAAAAAAACCATAAACTGGTTACTCAATTAACTAGCCAGACACCACAAACTCAACTCTACAGACCAAAAAATCATTAGAAGGCTTAGGTACTGCCAGATTGCAGAGAACAGTTCATGATCCAGATCTGGCCAACCCGAAGTCGCCGGATATTCGGCTATCATTTTTGAGAGCAAAACattgtttaaatttgaattgCATCGGATTTGGTATATGAACTGTACTCTGCAAGCAGCAAGGGAGTTGGAAATGAAGGTCGGAGGAGGGTTTTTTCCGATAGTGGATATGAGTGTGGATTTAGTTACGAGCTGATGGTGATCGTGGAGGTGGTGGTGCTCGCTGAGGCGGGAGTGCGTTATCATTTTctaaagggtttttttttttgaaggaccGTTTTCGAAAGGGCTGATGACACTTTGTGGTTTCAACCAAAGTGGGGTGTAATAACACTTTGCTACTCTCAATGAAAACAATAGACACTTTAcccatttgaaaatattttatttGGTATTTGTAGCAagtatttcatttgaaaatgcaaaaaaatagaCTGCTTAAATATgttgacaattttacccttcTGTTGTTGACTAATAACATACTGTTATACTGCTAATAAATAATGGTAATTTATAAAGACATTTATTGATAATCGAATTAGCACTAGAGGTTTTCTTTAGAAACAGCACTCATTTAGGGGTGTTCAAACttccaaaaaattgaaaaattggcCATTCCAATCTAGATTAGATATCGAATATTAATATTTGATTACAAAATTCTCAATTACCGGCTCAATTATCGAATTTTatgtattaatatatattatataatatattacatAATAATATATATCATAGACTATTCTATTACATAATTGGTGTTATGACTTACGAT
It contains:
- the LOC113750395 gene encoding protein NRT1/ PTR FAMILY 5.10-like — its product is MSGSSVLEPQTPLLETENEAVHGYVDYKGSPGGWRSASFMLAGGSLERFAYYGVESNLISYLTGPIGESVATAAANVNTWIGVVSLVPVLGAYLADSFLGRHRSIIFTSLLYILGLGLLSLSAIIIPTSASSSTYQGMNKKSDPDTGNQVLFFVSLYLIALAQGYKPCVQAFGADQFIEKDQEKGKAKSSFFNWWICGICIGSIAAHLILHYIQDNINWAIGFGIPCLAMVLGLILFLLGNRTYFFAVKRGDEESYHGRINWGREEVDDALHNGPLASSSQGQCKEYLLLKTPQRSQGYRLLKDILPAADDFSTDNIGHSSKRKERKNVITLLPVWITCLTYTIAYAQASTIFLKQATTLDRSIGTNFNIPAATLKTFIPLTVMFCIPIYDKIFVPVARAITKYPTGITMLQRIGAGMGISVITLVVAALVEMKRLKTAEDYGLVDIPNATLPMSFWWLVPQYILFGFADVFIQVGMQEFFYDQVPIELRSVGLSFHFGALGIGNFLSSFLVSMIDKATSQSGRVSWFSDNLNHAHIDYFYWLLAGIGAVGLIIFVYISRFYSYVGQNDD